Proteins found in one Candidatus Eremiobacteraceae bacterium genomic segment:
- the murB gene encoding UDP-N-acetylmuramate dehydrogenase, whose protein sequence is MTTRASLQGKAPNADQRGALAALLDGDIAFDYPLAARTSMRVGGSASAYAEVKQVGRLVAALSFCASERIPWSVIGLGSNLLVPDEGFPGLIVRLAGDFVRIAIEGTRIRAGGAVPIVSLCRDAANAGLAGAEALVGIPGTVGGAVRMNAGTDVEIGDLVDRVEVVIAGEKAQTFTRPEFAYRRSTLDSRAVVCAAELEFTHGDPKELKEELRRRIDHRRATQPIELPNSGSIYRNPPGDFAARLIEAAGCKGWRVGGAVVSEKHANFIVNAGGATCADVLALIERVRAHVLESQGVSLELEVHLL, encoded by the coding sequence GTGACCACGCGAGCATCACTGCAGGGTAAAGCGCCAAATGCCGATCAGCGCGGCGCGCTTGCGGCGCTGCTCGACGGCGACATCGCGTTCGACTATCCGCTCGCCGCGCGCACGTCGATGCGCGTCGGGGGCAGCGCGAGCGCGTATGCAGAAGTCAAACAAGTCGGGCGGCTCGTCGCCGCGCTGAGTTTTTGCGCGAGCGAGCGCATCCCGTGGAGCGTGATCGGCCTCGGCTCCAACCTGCTCGTGCCGGACGAAGGTTTCCCCGGCCTGATCGTGCGTTTGGCCGGCGACTTTGTGCGGATAGCAATTGAGGGCACCCGCATCCGCGCGGGCGGCGCTGTGCCGATCGTGTCGCTCTGCCGCGATGCGGCCAATGCCGGGTTGGCAGGCGCCGAAGCATTGGTCGGTATCCCGGGCACCGTGGGCGGTGCGGTGCGCATGAACGCAGGCACCGACGTGGAGATCGGCGATCTCGTCGACCGGGTCGAAGTGGTGATCGCGGGCGAGAAGGCGCAGACCTTCACGCGGCCGGAGTTCGCGTACCGCCGCTCCACTTTGGACTCGCGCGCGGTGGTCTGTGCGGCCGAACTCGAGTTCACTCACGGTGATCCCAAAGAGTTGAAGGAAGAATTGCGCCGGCGCATCGACCACCGCCGGGCCACCCAGCCTATAGAATTGCCCAACTCCGGCAGCATCTACCGCAATCCGCCAGGCGATTTCGCCGCGCGGCTGATCGAGGCGGCGGGCTGCAAAGGTTGGCGCGTGGGCGGCGCCGTCGTGAGCGAGAAGCACGCGAATTTCATCGTCAACGCGGGCGGAGCGACGTGCGCCGACGTGCTGGCGCTGATCGAGCGCGTCCGCGCGCACGTGCTCGAATCCCAGGGCGTGTCACTAGAGCTCGAAGTCCACCTACTCTGA
- the murC gene encoding UDP-N-acetylmuramate--L-alanine ligase codes for MKDYRHVHFVGIGGVGMSAVARVLLAMGISVSGSDLKTNSTLDKLKALGAHVTLGHGSDNVAGADAVVISSAIPPDNPEVIAAQRAGTPVMQRAEMLAEIMADKRGVAVSGTHGKTTTTSMISAVLDAGGFAPTVLIGGEVNDLGANARLGSGDVVVAEADESDASFLRLTPWCAVITNIENDHLGYYRDIEHLIETFLAFARRVPPEGRIIASADCTVVAEVLRRLHAEPQLYGDAKIITVGFDVRADVRAYDAQLADFGSRFSVRAGDVELGEAVMRVPGRINVFNALCAVAVGLEFDVPFDKIALALGRFRGVARRFQVLYESPDVRVVDDYAHHPTAVQETIAAARAYWPGRIVVAFQPHRYSRTAYLIRDFARALASADLVIVSDIYAAGEVPLPGVRAESIVECVREIDRDKPVMHLPKCADVLAYLQRSVRNGDLVLTLGAGDIGGVAHELAAGLSASDAGVAPSR; via the coding sequence ATGAAAGACTACCGGCACGTACATTTTGTGGGCATCGGCGGCGTCGGCATGAGCGCCGTCGCGCGCGTGCTGCTCGCCATGGGCATCTCCGTCTCCGGCTCCGATCTCAAGACCAACTCCACGCTCGACAAATTGAAGGCGCTCGGCGCGCACGTGACGCTCGGGCACGGCTCCGACAACGTGGCAGGCGCAGACGCGGTCGTTATCTCATCGGCGATCCCGCCGGACAATCCGGAAGTCATCGCAGCGCAGCGCGCCGGCACGCCCGTGATGCAGCGCGCAGAGATGCTTGCCGAGATCATGGCCGACAAGCGCGGGGTTGCGGTCTCCGGCACGCACGGCAAGACGACGACCACGTCGATGATCTCGGCCGTGCTCGACGCCGGTGGATTCGCGCCCACAGTTTTGATCGGCGGCGAGGTCAACGATCTCGGCGCAAATGCGCGCTTGGGTTCGGGCGACGTGGTGGTCGCCGAAGCCGACGAGAGCGACGCGTCGTTCTTACGGCTGACGCCGTGGTGCGCCGTCATCACGAACATCGAGAACGATCACCTCGGCTACTACCGCGACATCGAACATCTCATCGAAACGTTTCTCGCGTTTGCGCGGCGCGTGCCGCCCGAAGGCCGCATCATCGCATCGGCGGACTGCACCGTGGTCGCCGAAGTGCTCCGGCGTCTGCATGCGGAACCGCAACTCTACGGCGATGCCAAGATCATCACGGTCGGGTTCGACGTGCGCGCCGACGTTCGCGCGTACGACGCACAGCTGGCCGATTTCGGCTCGCGCTTTTCCGTACGGGCGGGCGACGTCGAGTTGGGCGAAGCGGTCATGCGCGTGCCCGGCAGGATCAACGTCTTCAATGCGTTGTGCGCGGTGGCGGTCGGCCTGGAATTCGACGTGCCGTTCGACAAGATCGCGCTTGCGCTCGGCCGCTTCCGCGGCGTGGCGCGGCGCTTCCAAGTGCTCTATGAGAGCCCCGACGTGCGCGTTGTGGACGACTACGCTCATCACCCGACAGCCGTGCAAGAGACGATCGCCGCCGCGCGCGCCTATTGGCCCGGCCGCATCGTCGTCGCGTTCCAGCCGCACCGCTACAGCCGGACCGCCTATCTCATCCGCGATTTCGCGCGCGCGCTGGCCAGCGCCGATCTCGTGATCGTGAGCGATATCTATGCCGCCGGCGAAGTGCCGTTGCCCGGCGTGCGCGCCGAGTCCATCGTGGAGTGCGTGCGCGAGATCGACCGCGATAAACCCGTCATGCATCTGCCCAAGTGCGCGGACGTGCTGGCATATCTGCAGCGCTCCGTGCGCAACGGCGATCTCGTGCTCACGCTTGGGGCCGGCGATATCGGCGGCGTCGCGCACGAGCTGGCGGCGGGTCTGTCCGCTTCCGATGCCGGCGTCGCGCCGTCGCGGTGA
- a CDS encoding UDP-N-acetylglucosamine--N-acetylmuramyl-(pentapeptide) pyrophosphoryl-undecaprenol N-acetylglucosamine transferase — MRILLAGGGTGGHLYPALSLARALSGAPADPGRCKPGETIPQIELQLDLETREGAPSILLVSSHAELDAGVLAETRIATARVASGPISRSSLIAAAGGLAANSVGVMQALPIVARFKPDVVIATGGYASVPVVAAAATLRTARRLPKVKIAIVEPNAMPGLANRTLAKVADEVWGTYAETGPYFPGKFVRIGTPIRPEFYAPPPKADARRRLNLDPDRRTLLVFGGSQGSRRINVAVSAMAARRRLPTDWQVLHVAGKRDFEWMAAERRSEPNDNRYVVLPYLDDMALGFAAADAIVSRAGASTLAEIAISGIASILVPYPHAAEDHQTKNAAAFVSRGAALVIADERLDADALYWALVELLDDDKRETMAAAARGLSQPRALHHMVERILTGGIGSR; from the coding sequence ATGCGTATTTTGCTCGCGGGAGGCGGCACCGGCGGTCATCTGTACCCCGCGTTGTCACTCGCCAGAGCGCTCTCCGGCGCGCCCGCTGATCCAGGCCGGTGCAAACCCGGCGAGACGATACCGCAGATCGAGCTGCAGCTCGACCTCGAAACGCGCGAAGGCGCGCCGTCGATCCTGCTCGTCTCAAGCCATGCCGAGCTCGACGCGGGCGTGTTGGCCGAGACGCGGATCGCTACCGCGCGCGTCGCCAGCGGACCGATTTCACGCTCGTCATTGATCGCTGCCGCGGGCGGCTTGGCCGCGAATTCGGTCGGCGTCATGCAGGCGCTGCCGATCGTGGCGCGCTTCAAACCCGACGTGGTCATCGCGACCGGCGGCTATGCCAGCGTTCCGGTCGTCGCCGCCGCGGCGACGTTGCGCACCGCGCGCCGGCTGCCGAAAGTCAAGATAGCGATCGTCGAGCCAAACGCAATGCCCGGCCTGGCGAACCGCACGCTTGCGAAAGTGGCGGACGAAGTCTGGGGCACGTATGCGGAGACGGGTCCATATTTCCCCGGAAAATTCGTGCGCATCGGCACACCGATCCGGCCCGAGTTCTACGCGCCGCCCCCAAAGGCCGACGCCCGGCGGCGCCTGAACCTCGACCCCGACCGCCGCACGCTGCTCGTCTTCGGCGGCAGCCAAGGTTCGCGCCGGATCAATGTCGCCGTCAGCGCCATGGCGGCGCGCCGGCGCCTCCCGACGGACTGGCAAGTGCTGCACGTGGCGGGCAAGCGCGACTTCGAATGGATGGCGGCCGAGCGCCGATCCGAGCCAAACGACAACCGTTACGTCGTGCTTCCATACTTAGACGACATGGCGCTTGGTTTTGCCGCGGCCGATGCGATCGTCTCGCGCGCCGGCGCCTCCACGCTCGCGGAGATAGCGATCTCGGGCATCGCGTCCATCCTCGTGCCGTATCCGCACGCAGCCGAAGACCATCAGACCAAGAATGCGGCGGCGTTTGTCTCACGCGGCGCCGCGCTCGTCATCGCCGACGAGCGGCTCGACGCCGACGCGCTCTATTGGGCGCTCGTCGAACTGCTCGACGACGACAAGCGCGAGACCATGGCCGCCGCGGCGCGAGGTTTGTCGCAACCGCGTGCACTGCATCACATGGTCGAACGCATCCTCACGGGAGGCATAGGCAGCCGGTGA
- a CDS encoding HAD-IA family hydrolase yields MIRESRAALRYALFDLDGTLIDSTDLIITSYEHTYRAHGRLVNGEQIRAALGMPLQDTLAQHFRGSELREAMSTYLEYNLARHDEAVRQMAGVAELVRRLRNGGLRLGVVTSKLRESARRGLTLCNLDGVFEVIVAKEDTARHKPESDPLLYALAALEAEAGEAAYVGDSPLDVEAADGAGVRSIAALWRPVSENAFSARQPDAYARTPAEAADILEAWRDGREFGLREEHLQGA; encoded by the coding sequence ATGATCCGAGAATCCCGGGCCGCGCTACGATACGCGCTCTTCGATCTTGACGGCACGCTGATCGATTCCACCGACCTCATCATCACCTCGTACGAACACACCTACCGCGCGCACGGACGTCTGGTCAACGGCGAGCAGATCCGCGCAGCGCTCGGCATGCCGCTGCAGGATACGCTTGCGCAGCATTTCCGCGGCAGCGAGTTGCGCGAAGCGATGAGCACGTATCTCGAATACAATCTCGCGCGGCACGATGAGGCGGTGCGCCAAATGGCCGGCGTCGCCGAACTCGTGCGGCGACTGCGCAACGGCGGCCTGCGGCTCGGCGTCGTGACGTCGAAGTTGCGCGAATCCGCGCGCCGCGGACTGACGCTGTGCAACTTGGACGGCGTGTTCGAAGTGATCGTCGCGAAAGAAGATACCGCGCGCCACAAGCCTGAGTCCGACCCGTTGCTGTATGCGCTCGCCGCACTCGAAGCCGAAGCGGGCGAAGCGGCGTACGTCGGCGACTCGCCGTTGGACGTGGAGGCTGCGGACGGCGCCGGCGTGCGGTCGATCGCGGCACTGTGGCGGCCTGTGAGCGAGAACGCGTTTTCCGCCCGTCAGCCCGATGCGTATGCGCGGACGCCCGCGGAAGCTGCCGATATTCTAGAGGCGTGGCGCGATGGCCGCGAGTTCGGCCTGCGCGAGGAGCATTTGCAGGGGGCGTAG
- a CDS encoding transporter, with protein MGFLFSLLRFFLSDTRGDNLTAMFTDDTISAGSIALTPLAPEMPSGTLSPPDQAHAQISSLQQMDPDFNEVAFLSAAASAYTKAIEAEGAMSADDAKDVATQAFHDRLAARIADWQSQGYTRVVSGLNIDGTKLFKVSIDGVAQFLTVRITGSSVRCTKDISSGVVAEGNIASQMFTEYATFTRPAGTVTPKTTALGGTAHCPSCGAPAPATATVCPFCGTPLTPGGAPWLLDKISQTAYA; from the coding sequence TTGGGCTTCCTCTTCTCGTTGTTGAGATTCTTCCTCTCGGACACGCGCGGCGACAACCTCACCGCGATGTTCACCGACGACACGATCTCCGCAGGCAGCATTGCCCTCACACCGCTTGCTCCGGAAATGCCGTCCGGAACATTGTCGCCCCCCGATCAGGCGCACGCGCAGATCAGTTCGCTGCAGCAGATGGACCCGGACTTCAACGAAGTCGCGTTTCTTTCGGCCGCTGCGTCCGCGTACACAAAAGCCATCGAAGCCGAGGGCGCGATGTCGGCGGACGATGCGAAAGACGTCGCGACGCAGGCGTTCCACGACCGGCTCGCCGCGCGCATCGCCGATTGGCAATCGCAGGGGTACACCCGCGTCGTCAGCGGACTGAATATCGATGGCACAAAACTTTTCAAGGTCTCGATCGACGGTGTCGCGCAGTTCCTGACGGTAAGAATCACGGGATCGAGCGTGCGTTGCACCAAAGACATAAGCTCAGGCGTTGTCGCCGAGGGCAACATCGCCAGTCAGATGTTCACCGAATATGCGACCTTCACCAGACCGGCCGGAACCGTGACGCCGAAAACCACCGCTTTAGGAGGCACCGCGCACTGTCCGTCGTGCGGTGCGCCTGCTCCGGCCACCGCGACCGTCTGCCCGTTCTGCGGCACGCCGCTCACGCCCGGCGGCGCCCCGTGGCTCTTAGATAAGATCAGCCAAACCGCGTACGCCTGA
- a CDS encoding stalk domain-containing protein, which produces MRSLHFVALGLVLALSFARGTAASAAPPTILIDGHETSTDVPAIGDGVHMLVPLHVLEQLGATVSFDAASGSADIKWRGVDAKINAGSLIATVDGARMVMDVAPRVFAGRMEVPLHLLNEAFNVNADYDAGTNTVAIVTGQSHGNFVATLSGPAKGSYSRANATGSVPTLPGSDSSVPSAPSSYSSPPTISDVQPAPQSVVGSTYPQIYARLGGGDSSIDPSTVRLEVDGGDVTNLATISSAYVAYTPSAGLANGSHSVTVSGEALDGTPIYQTWTFTVDAGNSYDYASSVIGYYPQSYGYGYRRYGFCPPGFSLYSPGPLWLYGGNVVEVIFFSRFFPYGNGFITIGGFPGSYPLQPWYGYPGYYFGMVPVPFGIHPRLSVLAAKFKTDDGRTVVVHSTAPLHVDGTRRSAPIDLRYAVMPSIVNRPLSPRVAVAFHTLPIERRAPIEVRIPRVTGLPVGRHYDPILSRPIPTNPKQGRVMYPGGSVFVRPIAMPLPTMPLPTMPIPTMPMPRPVMPHPIPHPMPPPIPHKPQ; this is translated from the coding sequence ATGCGTTCACTCCACTTCGTCGCCCTCGGTCTCGTCCTCGCGCTTTCTTTTGCGCGCGGAACTGCCGCGTCAGCCGCCCCGCCGACCATTCTGATCGACGGCCACGAGACGAGCACCGATGTTCCCGCGATCGGCGACGGCGTGCACATGCTCGTGCCGCTCCATGTCCTCGAGCAGCTCGGCGCGACGGTCTCGTTCGATGCAGCCTCGGGCTCGGCCGACATCAAGTGGCGCGGCGTCGATGCGAAGATAAACGCCGGCTCGCTTATCGCAACGGTCGATGGCGCGCGAATGGTCATGGACGTCGCACCGCGCGTCTTCGCAGGCCGCATGGAAGTGCCGCTCCATCTCCTGAATGAAGCTTTCAACGTCAACGCGGACTACGATGCGGGAACGAACACCGTTGCGATCGTCACCGGTCAATCGCACGGCAATTTTGTCGCCACGCTCTCTGGTCCGGCCAAGGGCTCGTATTCGCGCGCGAACGCAACGGGGTCGGTGCCGACTTTGCCGGGGTCGGATTCATCGGTGCCGAGCGCGCCCTCGTCGTACTCGTCGCCGCCCACGATCAGCGACGTGCAGCCCGCTCCGCAAAGCGTCGTAGGCTCCACGTATCCGCAGATCTACGCGCGCCTCGGTGGCGGCGACTCCTCCATCGATCCGTCCACCGTTCGACTAGAAGTGGACGGCGGCGACGTCACCAATCTCGCGACGATCTCTTCCGCGTACGTCGCCTATACGCCGAGCGCCGGATTGGCGAACGGCTCCCATAGCGTGACCGTGAGCGGCGAAGCGCTTGACGGCACGCCGATCTATCAGACCTGGACGTTCACGGTCGATGCCGGCAACAGTTACGACTATGCGTCGTCCGTCATCGGTTACTATCCGCAATCATACGGCTACGGCTATCGCCGCTACGGATTCTGCCCGCCGGGATTCTCGCTCTATTCACCCGGGCCGCTCTGGCTGTACGGCGGCAACGTCGTCGAAGTGATTTTCTTCAGCCGCTTCTTTCCGTACGGAAATGGCTTTATCACGATCGGCGGCTTCCCAGGATCGTATCCATTGCAGCCGTGGTATGGATATCCGGGATACTACTTCGGCATGGTACCCGTACCGTTCGGCATCCACCCGCGATTGTCGGTTCTGGCCGCCAAGTTCAAGACGGATGACGGGCGCACGGTCGTGGTGCATTCGACTGCGCCGTTGCATGTCGATGGCACGCGCCGTTCTGCGCCGATCGATCTTCGCTATGCCGTCATGCCGTCGATCGTCAATCGACCATTGTCACCGCGCGTCGCGGTTGCGTTCCATACGCTGCCGATCGAACGTCGCGCCCCGATAGAGGTGCGGATCCCGCGCGTCACGGGTTTGCCGGTGGGCCGTCATTACGATCCGATCTTATCGCGGCCCATCCCGACAAATCCCAAGCAAGGCCGCGTGATGTACCCGGGCGGTTCGGTTTTCGTACGCCCGATCGCGATGCCGTTGCCGACGATGCCTTTGCCGACGATGCCGATCCCGACGATGCCGATGCCCCGGCCGGTGATGCCGCATCCGATCCCCCATCCGATGCCGCCTCCGATTCCGCATAAGCCGCAATAA
- a CDS encoding Uma2 family endonuclease: MREITLPETKPASEWINGRALQKVSPRRKHARAQGRFFAALDAWAQTNDCGVVGTEWEFRIAPPGEVRRPLVPDVAWLSYARLPHDVLEETDYPLISPDVVVEVLSPGDKASDVEEKIRVYLAAGSLVVFLVDTDARTVTSRESENAAVFSFDDLVTHASLPGFVLRARYLFEARKPNA, translated from the coding sequence ATGCGAGAAATCACACTGCCGGAGACAAAACCGGCGTCGGAGTGGATCAACGGGCGGGCTCTTCAAAAGGTGAGTCCGCGGCGCAAGCACGCCCGCGCCCAGGGCCGTTTTTTTGCGGCGCTCGATGCGTGGGCGCAGACGAACGACTGCGGCGTGGTCGGAACTGAATGGGAATTTCGTATCGCGCCGCCTGGCGAAGTACGCCGGCCGCTTGTGCCGGACGTGGCGTGGCTTTCGTACGCGCGGCTGCCGCACGACGTCCTGGAGGAGACAGATTACCCGCTCATCTCCCCCGATGTCGTGGTTGAGGTACTCTCTCCCGGCGATAAAGCGAGCGATGTCGAGGAGAAAATCCGAGTGTATCTCGCGGCGGGAAGCTTGGTCGTGTTTCTCGTCGATACCGATGCTCGCACGGTTACCTCGCGCGAGTCAGAAAATGCGGCCGTTTTCTCTTTCGACGACCTTGTGACGCACGCGAGCCTGCCTGGATTCGTGCTGCGCGCGCGCTATTTATTTGAGGCGCGCAAGCCAAACGCATAG
- a CDS encoding D-alanine--D-alanine ligase has protein sequence MSKPTIAVLMGGSSAEREISLQTGMGVSATLEGLGYITYSLEYDDTFVDRLRERRPDAVFIALHGGSGEDGSVQAILDWMRLPYQGSGVRASAVAMDKEMTKALMLANGIPTPVFSVFEASAPLPTSPPSELGCPCVVKPSAQGSSVGVSIVSESADWADAIAGASKFGGRILVEQYIPGREFTAAILEEQPLPIVEIIPNDDSYSYAAKYTPGGSTHKVPAQVDASLAMSMQDYAMRLHSAVGARDYSRTDFLLDEHSGIFALECNTLPGLTAFSLFPEAAAAAGISYAALVERLVRSALARTAVAG, from the coding sequence TTGAGTAAGCCGACTATCGCTGTGCTTATGGGCGGAAGCTCTGCCGAGCGCGAGATCAGTCTTCAAACCGGCATGGGCGTTTCCGCGACGCTCGAAGGCCTCGGGTATATCACCTATTCTTTGGAATACGATGACACGTTTGTCGACCGATTGCGCGAACGGCGGCCCGACGCGGTCTTCATCGCGCTGCACGGCGGCTCGGGCGAAGACGGCTCCGTTCAAGCGATTCTGGATTGGATGCGCCTGCCCTACCAGGGTTCCGGCGTGCGCGCGAGCGCAGTCGCGATGGACAAAGAGATGACCAAAGCGCTCATGCTCGCAAACGGCATCCCGACTCCGGTTTTTAGCGTCTTCGAAGCGAGCGCGCCGCTTCCGACGTCGCCTCCGTCCGAGCTCGGCTGTCCGTGCGTGGTAAAGCCGTCTGCGCAAGGATCGTCGGTGGGCGTAAGCATCGTGAGCGAGAGCGCCGATTGGGCCGACGCGATCGCCGGCGCCTCGAAGTTCGGTGGGCGAATTCTGGTCGAGCAATACATCCCCGGCCGCGAATTCACCGCGGCGATCTTGGAAGAACAACCGCTTCCGATCGTTGAGATCATCCCCAATGACGATTCGTATTCGTACGCCGCGAAATACACGCCCGGCGGCAGCACGCACAAGGTGCCTGCGCAGGTCGACGCAAGCCTCGCGATGTCGATGCAAGACTACGCAATGCGGCTGCACAGTGCGGTCGGCGCACGCGACTACTCGCGCACCGATTTCTTGCTCGACGAGCACAGTGGTATCTTCGCGCTCGAATGCAACACGCTGCCGGGCCTCACCGCGTTCAGCTTGTTCCCGGAAGCCGCCGCAGCCGCCGGCATCAGCTACGCGGCGCTGGTGGAACGTCTTGTCCGCTCGGCGCTCGCGCGTACGGCGGTGGCCGGATGA